A single Paenibacillus sp. FSL R5-0517 DNA region contains:
- a CDS encoding glycosyltransferase family 4 protein encodes MRLLQALFFPPEQPGGVSSMIPYMQERFTTPRWEMDLFSLPKRIRNKGREEVHFETFDWTEYQDSPVVQKYIQTYRDYLWWTKLRIQKPYDLIHAHHPIAGLAMKTVFPDTPLIQTIHSSYERELILNGRIETDGPEHRFLLAIYGELEHQAERLLTVSDSFRRYLAPYVKEPDVIGVIPNGFDEKRFKPIPHDNAIPQLVTVCRLVPAKGLDILFKACAELKGRGHDYVLHIIGDGPIRPDLEELAQRLGIYNETIFYGYTLHPEEFMPFFDIFVLPSRAEAFGSVFAEAALSCLALVGTDVGGIPEQIENGSNGLLVPAEDPSALAEALEKVMLDPAYRYELARSACEKAKTHYSLGRSVNELKKMYLQFPSKT; translated from the coding sequence CCGGAGCAGCCCGGAGGTGTATCCTCTATGATTCCGTATATGCAAGAGAGATTTACAACCCCAAGGTGGGAAATGGATCTGTTCTCGTTGCCGAAGCGGATTCGCAACAAGGGCAGGGAGGAAGTTCATTTCGAAACGTTTGACTGGACTGAATATCAGGATAGTCCTGTTGTCCAAAAATATATTCAAACCTATCGTGATTATCTATGGTGGACCAAGTTGCGTATTCAGAAGCCCTATGATCTGATTCATGCTCACCACCCCATTGCCGGACTTGCGATGAAAACGGTCTTCCCGGATACACCTCTCATTCAGACGATTCACTCCAGTTATGAACGAGAATTAATCCTTAATGGACGCATTGAAACGGACGGACCGGAGCATCGCTTCCTGCTTGCGATATATGGTGAGCTGGAACATCAGGCAGAGCGTCTCTTGACGGTGTCAGACTCGTTCCGTCGTTATCTGGCTCCCTACGTGAAGGAACCTGATGTCATCGGTGTGATTCCCAATGGATTTGATGAGAAGCGCTTTAAGCCGATTCCTCATGATAATGCGATACCACAGCTAGTGACGGTATGTCGGCTTGTTCCGGCGAAAGGATTGGATATTCTTTTCAAAGCCTGTGCGGAACTCAAGGGCCGAGGTCATGATTATGTGTTACATATTATTGGAGATGGACCGATTCGTCCTGATCTGGAAGAATTGGCGCAGCGATTAGGGATCTATAATGAGACCATTTTCTATGGTTACACACTGCACCCTGAGGAATTCATGCCATTCTTTGATATTTTTGTACTTCCTTCACGAGCAGAGGCATTTGGTTCCGTTTTCGCTGAAGCGGCGCTGAGTTGTCTTGCCCTTGTGGGTACGGATGTAGGTGGAATACCCGAACAGATCGAGAATGGTAGCAATGGGTTGCTTGTACCGGCCGAAGATCCTTCTGCACTGGCTGAAGCGCTTGAAAAGGTGATGCTTGATCCGGCATATCGTTATGAACTTGCCCGTTCAGCATGTGAAAAAGCCAAAACACATTACTCGCTCGGCAGATCAGTCAATGAGCTGAAGAAGATGTATCTACAGTTTCCCAGCAAGACCTAA
- a CDS encoding xanthine phosphoribosyltransferase, protein MELLKQRILQEGVVISDQVLKLDGLLNHQIDPALTMEMGREFAARFRESGVTRVITVESSGIPVAFAAAYELGVPLVFARRKKTLLADPDAYCERVPSFTKGIVTDIMVSREFIHENDRILFIDDIIANGDAARGVIKIIERSGAELVGFGVVVEKCFQAGARTIREQGIPVEALVRIRSLNDGTVQFDDNEM, encoded by the coding sequence ATGGAATTATTGAAACAACGAATTTTACAAGAGGGTGTTGTCATCTCGGATCAAGTATTGAAGCTGGATGGTCTGTTGAACCACCAGATTGATCCTGCATTAACGATGGAGATGGGGCGTGAGTTCGCTGCCCGTTTTCGTGAAAGTGGAGTGACCCGTGTAATCACGGTAGAATCCTCAGGGATTCCGGTTGCGTTTGCCGCGGCCTATGAACTTGGGGTGCCACTTGTATTCGCCCGTCGCAAAAAAACACTTCTAGCTGATCCTGATGCTTACTGTGAACGCGTACCGTCCTTTACCAAAGGAATTGTAACTGACATTATGGTATCTCGCGAGTTCATTCATGAGAATGACCGTATTTTGTTCATTGATGATATTATTGCCAATGGAGATGCCGCTCGTGGCGTCATCAAAATCATTGAGCGTTCCGGTGCGGAACTCGTCGGATTCGGTGTTGTGGTAGAGAAATGTTTCCAGGCAGGGGCACGAACGATTCGTGAACAGGGGATTCCGGTGGAAGCCTTGGTACGCATTCGTTCCCTGAACGATGGGACGGTACAATTTGACGATAACGAAATGTGA
- a CDS encoding carboxymuconolactone decarboxylase family protein: MTLMNDKVHAYKDQIGALSDVLPGVVKSYHEFTGECFQPGAIDAKTKQLIALGIGLFANNEVCTFYHVEEARAKGATDQEIMETVAVAGAVGGGHALSQGAMRVQKALH; this comes from the coding sequence ATGACATTGATGAATGATAAAGTTCATGCCTACAAGGATCAGATTGGAGCATTAAGTGATGTGCTGCCAGGTGTGGTGAAGTCGTATCATGAGTTTACCGGAGAATGCTTCCAACCTGGGGCGATTGATGCGAAGACCAAACAGCTCATCGCGCTTGGTATTGGCTTGTTCGCCAACAATGAGGTATGTACCTTCTATCATGTAGAAGAAGCACGTGCCAAGGGCGCTACAGATCAGGAGATTATGGAGACCGTTGCTGTGGCCGGAGCTGTAGGAGGCGGACATGCCCTGTCCCAGGGCGCGATGCGAGTGCAGAAGGCGCTGCATTAA
- a CDS encoding C40 family peptidase, with translation MKKLIISIFGAAVLFTSGATSTEASSINSVVNNMTGIPYKWGGTTLAGFDCSGFMRYIFNKYSIELPRTSQQQAKAGTPVAKSNVRTGDLVFFNTTGKGISHTGVYIGGGQFAHASSSKGVSITKMSNPYFNDRYVTARRVTGQFMYDKMLGKM, from the coding sequence TTGAAAAAACTGATTATCTCCATTTTTGGAGCGGCTGTACTATTTACATCCGGGGCAACAAGCACAGAGGCAAGCAGTATTAACTCCGTAGTGAACAACATGACAGGTATTCCTTACAAGTGGGGTGGCACGACTCTGGCCGGGTTCGACTGTTCCGGGTTTATGAGATATATTTTCAATAAATACAGCATTGAATTGCCACGTACTTCGCAACAGCAAGCCAAAGCAGGTACTCCAGTAGCCAAGAGCAATGTTCGGACAGGTGATCTGGTGTTCTTTAACACAACAGGCAAAGGCATTTCACATACAGGTGTTTATATCGGCGGCGGACAATTTGCACATGCATCCAGCAGCAAAGGGGTAAGCATCACCAAAATGAGCAATCCTTATTTCAATGATCGTTACGTAACAGCACGTCGGGTAACTGGACAGTTTATGTACGATAAAATGTTAGGGAAAATGTAG
- the pelA gene encoding pectate lyase, translated as MLHLKAKKIVTFVLACAMVFSSVGIAVLPVGTVSAADASGTTASISDILKNQLPDGGWRKDYKQTSGEWAKSTIDNKATYSEIRRLAKEFKKTNDPRYSTAAIKGINFLINMQYSNGGWPQVYQSSGYHKHITYNDDAMINVMIMLDEVATRKGDFSFIDSTLANRSKNSVAKGVEAILNTQVVSGGKLTAWGQQHDSSSLKPASARIYEVPSLTAGESVTIVKFLKTRPATAKITASIKGAEDWFNKVKITGYKYERANGDSKIIADSKAAPIWARFYEIGTDRPIFIGRDGVVKYKLSDIDKERRGGYAWYGNWPSKL; from the coding sequence GTGTTACATTTGAAAGCAAAGAAAATAGTTACTTTTGTCCTGGCATGCGCCATGGTGTTCTCATCAGTTGGAATTGCAGTTCTCCCTGTAGGGACGGTATCTGCTGCTGATGCATCGGGTACTACAGCGAGTATTTCAGATATTTTGAAGAACCAACTGCCGGATGGAGGTTGGAGAAAAGATTATAAACAAACAAGTGGAGAGTGGGCGAAGTCCACGATTGACAACAAGGCTACATATTCAGAAATTAGAAGATTGGCGAAGGAATTTAAAAAGACGAATGATCCACGCTACTCCACAGCTGCAATCAAAGGAATCAACTTTTTGATCAATATGCAGTATTCAAACGGCGGATGGCCACAAGTCTACCAAAGCTCTGGATATCACAAGCATATTACCTACAATGATGATGCAATGATTAATGTAATGATCATGCTCGATGAAGTAGCAACACGCAAAGGTGATTTCTCATTTATCGACAGTACACTTGCTAATCGCAGTAAAAATTCAGTTGCCAAAGGTGTGGAGGCGATTCTGAATACTCAGGTCGTCTCAGGCGGGAAGCTTACAGCATGGGGACAACAACATGATTCCAGTTCCCTTAAACCAGCGAGCGCAAGAATCTACGAAGTACCATCGCTGACAGCTGGAGAGAGTGTAACGATTGTTAAATTTCTGAAAACAAGGCCTGCTACCGCTAAAATTACCGCATCCATTAAAGGAGCAGAGGACTGGTTTAACAAGGTGAAAATTACGGGTTACAAGTATGAAAGGGCAAATGGTGATAGCAAGATTATCGCTGATTCCAAAGCAGCACCGATCTGGGCACGCTTCTATGAAATAGGAACGGATAGACCCATTTTCATTGGACGAGACGGGGTAGTTAAATACAAATTGAGTGACATTGATAAAGAAAGAAGAGGCGGTTATGCCTGGTATGGCAATTGGCCTTCCAAGCTGTAG
- a CDS encoding carbohydrate-binding protein has translation MKFKFKKTINVLLACLTALPLMLTPTQVSAASDANINLSSEKQLIKGFGGINLPAWIGDLTPAQRETAFGNDQNQLGFSILRIYVDPDSNNWYREVATAKRAIEKGAIVFASPWNPPSSMVETFNRNGDTNAKRLKYDKYAAYAQHLNDFVTYMKNNGVDLYAISVQNEPDYAHDWTWWTPQEILRFMKENAGSIQGTKVMAPESFQYLKNISDPILNDPQALANMDILGAHTYGTQISNFAYPLFKQKGAGKELWMTEVYVPNSDNNSADRWPEALEVSYHMHNAMVEGDFQAYVWWYIRRQYGPMKEDGTISKRGYNMAHFSKFVRPGYLRVDATKNPDTNTFVSAYKGDNKVVVVAINRGTSATSQKFVLQNGNASTVSSWVTDSSRNLASGASLTVSNGAFTAQLPAQSVTTFVANITGGNNGGNTGSGTTYEAETGTTLTEAAIETIYPGYTGSGYVNFNAMTGSAIQWNAINNTITGTKNVKFRYALESGTRNLDIFVNGTKVISNEPFPATGSWSTWVEKTIQVPMNTGTNTLKVVTTGTEGPNIDSINVTAAQ, from the coding sequence GTGAAATTCAAATTCAAAAAAACGATCAATGTTTTATTGGCCTGTTTAACAGCACTACCCCTGATGTTAACCCCGACACAAGTTTCGGCGGCAAGTGATGCCAACATTAATTTATCCTCGGAAAAACAACTGATCAAGGGCTTTGGGGGTATTAACCTTCCCGCCTGGATTGGTGATCTGACTCCCGCTCAACGTGAGACTGCTTTTGGTAATGACCAGAATCAGTTAGGCTTTTCAATTCTGAGGATCTACGTCGATCCAGATTCCAATAACTGGTATCGTGAAGTTGCCACAGCGAAACGGGCTATTGAGAAGGGAGCTATCGTATTCGCCTCCCCATGGAATCCTCCGAGCAGCATGGTGGAAACGTTCAACCGTAATGGAGATACCAATGCCAAACGTTTGAAATACGACAAATATGCCGCATATGCGCAACATCTGAATGACTTTGTAACCTATATGAAAAATAACGGCGTAGATCTGTATGCCATTTCTGTGCAAAATGAACCGGATTACGCGCATGACTGGACCTGGTGGACTCCACAAGAAATTCTTCGTTTCATGAAAGAAAATGCCGGGTCCATTCAAGGTACCAAAGTCATGGCACCTGAATCCTTCCAGTACTTGAAGAACATATCCGATCCAATCCTGAATGATCCGCAGGCACTTGCCAACATGGACATTCTGGGAGCACATACGTATGGAACCCAGATTTCGAACTTTGCCTATCCTCTCTTTAAGCAAAAAGGAGCCGGTAAAGAACTGTGGATGACTGAGGTATATGTTCCGAACAGTGACAACAACTCAGCAGACCGCTGGCCTGAAGCACTGGAGGTTTCCTATCACATGCACAATGCCATGGTGGAGGGTGATTTCCAGGCCTATGTGTGGTGGTACATCCGCAGACAGTATGGTCCGATGAAAGAGGACGGTACCATAAGCAAACGCGGTTATAATATGGCTCATTTCTCTAAATTCGTGCGTCCAGGCTACCTGCGAGTCGATGCAACGAAAAATCCGGATACGAACACATTTGTCTCAGCCTATAAAGGGGATAACAAAGTAGTCGTCGTGGCAATTAACCGTGGAACTTCGGCCACAAGCCAAAAATTCGTTCTGCAGAATGGTAATGCCTCCACGGTGTCCTCATGGGTTACGGACAGCAGTCGCAACCTGGCAAGCGGAGCCTCGCTTACCGTATCCAATGGAGCCTTCACGGCACAACTCCCCGCTCAGAGCGTAACAACATTTGTTGCCAACATTACTGGTGGGAATAACGGCGGAAATACAGGCAGCGGCACTACTTATGAAGCAGAGACCGGAACAACACTTACGGAAGCTGCCATTGAAACGATCTACCCCGGTTACACAGGCTCCGGGTATGTCAACTTCAATGCAATGACTGGTTCAGCCATTCAATGGAACGCTATTAACAACACGATTACAGGCACCAAAAATGTAAAGTTTCGTTATGCGCTGGAAAGCGGAACACGTAACCTCGACATTTTTGTTAACGGAACCAAAGTTATCAGCAATGAGCCCTTTCCAGCAACGGGAAGTTGGTCCACTTGGGTTGAAAAAACAATACAAGTTCCCATGAACACCGGGACCAATACCTTGAAAGTGGTTACAACGGGAACGGAAGGACCGAATATTGACAGCATTAATGTTACCGCAGCACAATAA
- a CDS encoding divergent polysaccharide deacetylase family protein, whose protein sequence is MMMENRKHFRFIAGCMVLLIVICAGISAGGPTAAASESTSNHKRLAIIIDDVGNDMKGTAEILAMPIKLTVAVMPFLPTTKKDAIAAHEKGMDVIVHMPMEPKKGRPEWLGPGAITSNLTDAEVRSRVEKAIDDVPYAIGMNNHMGSKITSDKRIMSIVLDVCKERGLFFVDSRTNFRSVVGELAISKNMPPVGNDIFLDDQNSKQHIRKQMDLAARRAIDKETCVVIGHVGHSGMNTSAVVRESVSRLQGQVEFVGIGDLVREVWNWHATPTLPTDNK, encoded by the coding sequence ATGATGATGGAAAATAGAAAGCATTTTCGATTCATTGCAGGTTGCATGGTATTGTTGATTGTAATTTGCGCAGGGATATCGGCAGGAGGGCCAACAGCGGCAGCTTCAGAGTCCACATCGAATCATAAACGATTAGCGATTATCATCGATGATGTTGGTAACGACATGAAAGGTACCGCAGAGATCTTGGCAATGCCAATTAAACTTACGGTAGCAGTCATGCCTTTTTTGCCAACAACGAAGAAAGATGCGATAGCTGCACATGAAAAGGGGATGGATGTGATTGTGCACATGCCCATGGAACCCAAGAAAGGAAGACCTGAATGGCTGGGCCCGGGTGCAATCACATCCAATCTGACAGATGCGGAAGTCCGCTCACGCGTGGAAAAAGCGATTGATGATGTGCCCTACGCAATTGGCATGAACAATCATATGGGTTCCAAAATTACTTCGGACAAACGCATCATGTCCATTGTGCTCGATGTATGCAAGGAGCGGGGCCTATTCTTTGTAGACAGCCGTACGAACTTTCGCTCCGTGGTGGGGGAACTGGCCATATCCAAAAACATGCCACCTGTAGGTAATGACATTTTCCTGGATGATCAGAACTCCAAACAACACATTCGCAAGCAAATGGATCTGGCAGCTCGTCGTGCAATCGACAAGGAGACCTGTGTTGTTATTGGTCATGTCGGACATAGCGGGATGAACACATCAGCTGTAGTTCGTGAATCCGTTTCCCGTCTGCAGGGTCAGGTTGAGTTTGTAGGTATTGGCGATCTTGTGCGCGAAGTGTGGAACTGGCACGCTACCCCTACACTACCGACAGATAATAAATAA
- a CDS encoding N-acetylmuramoyl-L-alanine amidase produces the protein MYKLLTASVALLISFYCLTMLPHVADGKAAPSQNSPSMLPVTDGDAYRSSHHAFAAPVILLDVGHGGIDGGTSAQGVLEKDINLAISQKVYLLLRSKGYAVIINRLGDYALSDDNRWLNSRSRHTRDLAQRKSLSEEVSTDIVVSIHANWSPRSSAHGPVVLHQKEGRSYLLAQSIQDAMNQMFKTEHGVVWGKPFYLLNYVKQPAVIVETGFLSNAEDRARMSDPAEQKRIAESIASGIIYYLSVV, from the coding sequence ATGTATAAGCTGCTGACCGCTTCGGTAGCCTTGTTAATCAGCTTCTATTGCCTTACCATGCTGCCCCATGTCGCAGATGGAAAAGCAGCCCCGTCCCAGAACAGTCCATCCATGCTGCCTGTGACCGATGGAGATGCTTATCGCTCAAGTCATCATGCCTTTGCAGCACCAGTTATCCTGCTCGATGTAGGCCATGGCGGTATTGACGGCGGTACGTCAGCCCAGGGTGTGCTGGAAAAAGATATCAACCTCGCCATTAGCCAAAAAGTCTATCTCCTGCTTCGCAGCAAAGGTTATGCCGTTATCATCAATCGACTTGGTGATTACGCCCTTAGTGACGACAACCGCTGGCTGAACAGCCGCTCGCGTCATACCAGAGATCTTGCCCAACGTAAGAGCCTTAGCGAAGAAGTAAGTACGGATATCGTGGTCAGCATCCATGCGAACTGGAGTCCCCGATCGTCTGCACACGGCCCCGTGGTATTGCACCAGAAGGAAGGCAGAAGCTATCTGTTAGCCCAATCCATCCAGGACGCCATGAACCAAATGTTCAAAACGGAGCACGGAGTCGTGTGGGGCAAGCCCTTTTATTTATTGAATTACGTGAAGCAGCCAGCCGTCATCGTCGAAACCGGATTTTTGAGCAATGCCGAAGACCGGGCCAGAATGAGTGACCCCGCAGAGCAAAAACGAATCGCAGAGTCTATTGCGAGCGGCATTATTTATTATCTGTCGGTAGTGTAG
- a CDS encoding YqzE family protein, which translates to MAKSDELVKYITQRVVHYIDTPKDERKDRAKRKEPWAMKWFGMIPFAVSLWVGRKEKELDTPSHKRSSSGKG; encoded by the coding sequence ATGGCCAAAAGTGATGAATTGGTAAAATACATTACGCAGCGGGTTGTTCATTATATCGATACGCCGAAGGATGAGCGGAAAGACCGTGCCAAAAGGAAAGAGCCGTGGGCGATGAAATGGTTTGGTATGATTCCCTTCGCTGTATCTCTGTGGGTGGGGAGAAAGGAAAAGGAACTGGATACACCGTCTCATAAACGAAGTTCTTCAGGAAAAGGATAA
- a CDS encoding YqhG family protein, with translation MTMTPHEVQAYVLTYLEALDCQIMERSPAHVTVKLSPEADKALTNRPYYWGFVERTGAPAETMSFTFIFDPDSYQQAIEAAEAKTAQASPDTAQTNGATNGSPQGEPPKETILGRYFGITPSMPLLGPGRILREEVVYGSRRLQQIFGAAREGGAFVNLFEQAAKRQLRATAPAVYEPWLGVCFKVEFACDLKREELHFLGISLRSGEIIEKFGTKLNRRDLSPRLAENMHVQTAKVSLSDAGAALESHLTNRLLELDYSWAEKAQERLDLELDVLDTYYEAVLREDTPEVEPPGNIASGVESVHSNRTSPVSLKKVLDITNAKPIGTDMELAAEAVVPIETETDAEEEKAKQAVIDREAMKLQYETRRTEMIWQYEPKVKVTAISSGMFHLR, from the coding sequence ATGACCATGACTCCCCATGAAGTGCAGGCATATGTTCTCACCTATCTGGAAGCACTCGATTGTCAGATTATGGAGCGTTCGCCTGCCCATGTTACTGTTAAACTTTCGCCTGAGGCAGACAAAGCGTTGACCAATCGCCCCTATTATTGGGGGTTCGTGGAGCGAACCGGAGCACCCGCTGAGACAATGTCCTTTACATTTATATTCGATCCTGACAGTTATCAGCAGGCCATTGAAGCAGCAGAAGCCAAAACAGCGCAAGCATCACCTGACACTGCTCAAACGAATGGCGCAACCAACGGCAGTCCTCAAGGCGAGCCACCGAAAGAAACCATTCTGGGCCGTTATTTCGGCATTACTCCATCCATGCCACTACTGGGACCAGGAAGGATATTGCGTGAAGAAGTGGTGTACGGCAGTCGCAGGCTCCAACAGATTTTTGGCGCAGCCCGTGAAGGGGGTGCCTTCGTGAATCTGTTCGAACAAGCTGCCAAACGGCAATTGCGCGCTACAGCGCCAGCCGTATATGAACCTTGGCTCGGTGTCTGTTTCAAGGTAGAGTTCGCCTGTGATTTGAAACGGGAAGAATTGCATTTTCTCGGCATCTCCCTTCGCTCAGGTGAAATTATAGAGAAGTTCGGAACCAAGCTGAATCGACGTGATCTCAGTCCAAGGCTCGCGGAGAACATGCATGTACAGACAGCCAAAGTATCGTTATCCGATGCCGGAGCTGCTCTCGAATCTCATTTGACGAACCGCTTGCTGGAACTCGATTATAGCTGGGCTGAGAAAGCCCAAGAGCGACTTGATCTGGAGCTGGACGTGTTGGATACCTATTACGAAGCAGTACTCCGGGAAGATACACCTGAAGTAGAACCCCCGGGTAACATAGCCTCAGGCGTGGAGAGTGTCCATTCTAACCGCACGTCACCTGTATCTCTGAAAAAAGTTCTGGATATAACTAACGCTAAACCCATTGGAACAGATATGGAACTGGCCGCAGAGGCCGTTGTGCCGATCGAAACCGAGACAGACGCTGAAGAAGAGAAAGCCAAACAGGCGGTTATCGATCGCGAAGCCATGAAACTGCAATACGAGACACGCCGGACCGAGATGATCTGGCAATACGAACCCAAAGTGAAAGTGACTGCGATTAGCAGCGGCATGTTTCACTTAAGATAG
- a CDS encoding SNF2-related protein — protein MNRKNPHHTNQPVAELPVPLEFDRSWINQLESRLDKGGPWGDYRLFQLGIQAEETNLIPNFDEIQCLKHLQGLTPLPHQMDTARRVLFEMSGRAILADEVGLGKTIEAGLILKEYMVRGLVSKVLILVPASLVLQWVRELNSKFGIPAIAQKKAYSWQNEVVVASMDTAKRDPHKDMLLNTDYDMIIIDEAHKLKNKKTTNYQFMLKLRKKYCLLLTATPVQNDMSELFNLINLLKPGQLGRQGDFAANFVVDKRVPKNQEQLKNELSKVMIRNRRGEGPVQFTKRNVSNVNLQLSPEEQALYDGVTSFVKDQYQEAGGNLSSMLSLVTLQREVCSSRDAVFVTLVNLSKKLPLDSPLRDKIWELVAHIKAIKENTKAEKTMELIRNMNEKVIIFTEYRATQEYLLNYFRNNGLTAVPYRGGMNRGKKDWMMDLFRGRVQAMIATEAGGEGINLQFCHHMINFDLPWNPMRVEQRIGRVHRLGQQNDVNIFNLSTSGTIEEHILNLLHEKINMFEMVIGGLDVILERLEKKESIEKSLYKIMLESQNDEDIRRKMDSLGQSLNSIQREVADEGPAVSGLLDLRKGGS, from the coding sequence ATGAACCGGAAAAACCCGCACCACACGAATCAACCTGTAGCCGAGCTGCCCGTTCCACTGGAATTCGATCGAAGCTGGATCAATCAGTTGGAATCACGACTGGATAAAGGGGGCCCTTGGGGAGATTACCGACTCTTTCAACTGGGCATTCAAGCCGAAGAGACCAATCTGATTCCCAATTTTGACGAAATTCAGTGTTTGAAGCATTTACAAGGCCTTACTCCACTTCCTCACCAGATGGACACTGCACGCAGAGTATTATTTGAAATGTCAGGCCGGGCCATTCTCGCCGATGAGGTGGGGCTTGGCAAAACCATTGAAGCCGGTCTCATTCTGAAAGAATATATGGTTCGGGGTCTCGTATCCAAGGTACTCATTCTCGTACCGGCTTCTCTTGTGTTGCAATGGGTACGGGAGTTGAATTCGAAATTCGGTATTCCTGCCATTGCCCAGAAAAAGGCCTATTCCTGGCAGAATGAAGTAGTCGTTGCTTCCATGGATACAGCCAAACGTGACCCCCATAAAGATATGCTGCTGAACACTGATTACGACATGATCATTATTGATGAAGCACATAAGCTCAAAAACAAGAAAACAACCAACTATCAATTCATGCTGAAATTGCGCAAAAAGTACTGTTTGCTACTCACAGCTACACCTGTGCAGAACGATATGAGTGAGCTGTTTAATCTGATTAACCTGCTGAAGCCCGGTCAGTTGGGGCGTCAGGGTGACTTTGCGGCCAACTTTGTCGTAGACAAACGGGTTCCGAAAAATCAGGAACAACTTAAGAACGAGTTATCCAAAGTGATGATTCGTAACCGCCGCGGCGAAGGCCCCGTTCAATTTACCAAACGGAACGTCTCCAACGTGAATCTGCAACTATCGCCCGAAGAACAAGCGCTTTATGATGGGGTGACGTCCTTTGTTAAGGATCAATACCAGGAAGCTGGCGGCAACCTGAGCAGCATGCTTTCCCTTGTTACATTGCAGCGTGAAGTGTGCAGTAGTCGAGATGCGGTATTCGTGACACTGGTTAATCTGTCGAAGAAACTTCCGCTGGACTCTCCCCTTCGGGACAAGATTTGGGAACTCGTTGCTCATATTAAAGCGATCAAGGAAAATACCAAAGCCGAGAAAACGATGGAGCTAATTCGGAACATGAATGAAAAAGTAATTATCTTCACCGAATACCGGGCCACGCAGGAGTATCTGCTAAACTATTTCCGTAACAATGGGCTTACAGCTGTACCCTATCGGGGTGGTATGAATCGAGGCAAAAAAGACTGGATGATGGATCTCTTCCGCGGGCGTGTGCAGGCCATGATTGCAACCGAAGCGGGTGGCGAGGGCATTAATCTGCAATTTTGCCACCATATGATCAACTTTGATCTGCCTTGGAACCCTATGCGGGTAGAGCAGCGGATCGGTCGGGTACACCGGCTGGGACAGCAAAATGATGTGAACATTTTCAACTTATCCACGTCCGGAACCATTGAGGAACATATCCTGAACCTGCTGCATGAGAAGATCAATATGTTTGAGATGGTGATTGGCGGGCTGGATGTCATTCTGGAACGGCTGGAGAAGAAGGAGTCCATTGAGAAAAGCCTGTACAAAATCATGTTGGAATCACAAAATGATGAAGATATTCGCCGTAAAATGGATTCACTTGGGCAATCACTGAACTCCATTCAACGCGAGGTTGCCGATGAAGGCCCTGCCGTCTCCGGGCTGTTAGATCTTCGCAAAGGAGGTAGCTGA